From one Bradyrhizobium sp. Ash2021 genomic stretch:
- a CDS encoding aminotransferase class III-fold pyridoxal phosphate-dependent enzyme → MSSTGQTLYRRARKVMPGGTQLLSKRPEMFLPEQWPTYFKSAKGAEVVDLDGKTYLDMSYCGIGATILGFADPDVDTAVKTAIDMGSMSTLNCAEDVELAELLVELHPWADMVRFGRAGGEAMAIAVRIARAATGRDMVAFCGYHGWHDWYLSANLGKTTTLDGHLLPGLDTKGVPRGLAGLMHPFHFNRLDEIEAIVAEHGDRLAAIIMEPVRSSEPTPEFIKGSRALADRSGAALIFDEVTSGFRINSGGAHLAYGVDPDIAVFAKAIANGFPMAAIVGRHSVMDAAQETFISSTAWTERVGPVAALATLRKHREQNVARHLMRIGTRVQKGWAEAARATNLPLNISGISPLGHFAFDVPEAQEVRTLFTQMMLDRGILGTGSFYAMWAHTDAHVDRYLEAVNQVFRDLKIAIDQNAVRQLLRGPVAHSGFKRLT, encoded by the coding sequence ATGTCAAGCACTGGCCAAACGCTTTACCGACGCGCGCGGAAAGTCATGCCCGGCGGCACCCAATTGCTGTCGAAGCGCCCGGAAATGTTCCTGCCAGAACAATGGCCGACCTATTTCAAGTCGGCCAAGGGCGCCGAGGTCGTCGACCTCGACGGCAAGACCTATCTCGACATGAGCTATTGCGGCATCGGTGCAACCATTTTGGGCTTCGCCGACCCGGACGTCGACACCGCGGTAAAAACCGCGATCGACATGGGCTCGATGTCGACGCTGAATTGCGCAGAGGACGTCGAACTCGCGGAACTGCTGGTCGAGCTGCACCCGTGGGCCGATATGGTGCGCTTCGGCCGCGCCGGTGGCGAAGCCATGGCGATCGCCGTCCGCATCGCGCGTGCCGCGACCGGCCGCGACATGGTGGCGTTCTGCGGCTATCATGGCTGGCATGATTGGTATCTGAGCGCCAATCTCGGCAAAACTACCACGCTCGATGGCCATCTGCTTCCGGGCCTCGACACCAAGGGCGTTCCGCGCGGTCTTGCCGGACTGATGCACCCATTCCACTTTAACAGGCTCGACGAAATCGAAGCCATCGTCGCCGAGCACGGCGACCGGCTTGCGGCCATTATAATGGAGCCGGTGCGCAGTAGCGAACCCACGCCGGAATTCATCAAGGGAAGTCGCGCGCTCGCCGACCGCTCTGGCGCGGCTTTGATTTTCGACGAAGTAACGTCCGGCTTCCGGATCAACAGCGGCGGCGCGCATCTCGCTTACGGCGTGGATCCCGATATCGCCGTGTTCGCCAAAGCGATCGCCAACGGGTTTCCTATGGCAGCGATTGTCGGCCGCCACTCCGTGATGGACGCGGCGCAAGAGACCTTTATCAGTTCGACGGCCTGGACCGAGCGTGTCGGACCGGTCGCGGCATTAGCGACGCTACGCAAGCACCGCGAACAAAATGTCGCCCGGCACCTGATGCGGATCGGTACCCGCGTTCAGAAAGGCTGGGCAGAAGCTGCACGGGCGACCAACCTTCCACTTAATATTTCCGGCATTTCGCCGCTCGGTCACTTCGCTTTCGACGTGCCTGAGGCCCAGGAAGTCCGCACCCTGTTCACGCAGATGATGCTGGACCGCGGCATATTGGGGACCGGTTCGTTCTATGCGATGTGGGCGCATACCGACGCGCATGTGGATCGCTATCTCGAAGCGGTCAATCAGGTGTTTCGCGATTTGAAGATCGCCATCGACCAGAACGCCGTGCGCCAGTTGCTGCGCGGTCCGGTCGCCCATTCCGGCTTCAAGCGGCTGACTTGA
- a CDS encoding class I SAM-dependent methyltransferase has product MSSKRPQHDTSYGPIFRCQVCGSERLDLVMDLGHQPLCDSLPSLHQLNGPERTFPLRQMWCRDCTLSQIDYAVAGEEVYHSEYPYKSGVTKELVVYQLALAQEIVTELGLAKDSLVVDIGSNDGTLLSGFKLLGMRTVGVEPTNIAKLANDAGIETVQSFFDEESARRIVESRGRAKVVTATNVFAHMATLGQFIRALEILLDDDGVFVLENHYLVEIMRTGQFDTIYHEHLRSYSAKSILTLFGFYDFTVMDVRQVARYGGNIRAYVGKGRNRRVKSSVGQILQLEKDFGLDDPACYAAFRTRADKGKFDLLRLALKCHDEGKSFVGNSCPGRASTLLNYCGIDRSLMPYICEQPTSLKLGLHLPGKHIPVVNNQRLIDEQPDYVVLLAWHYGEAIAAQLRARGLRSRLVMPLPELQIIDA; this is encoded by the coding sequence ATGTCCAGCAAAAGGCCGCAGCACGACACCTCCTACGGCCCGATTTTTCGATGTCAGGTTTGCGGGTCCGAACGCCTTGATCTGGTGATGGATCTCGGCCATCAGCCGCTCTGCGATTCGCTGCCTTCGCTCCATCAACTGAATGGACCTGAACGAACGTTTCCGTTGCGTCAGATGTGGTGCCGCGATTGCACGCTGTCGCAAATCGATTACGCCGTTGCCGGCGAAGAGGTCTACCACTCCGAGTATCCGTACAAGTCCGGCGTCACGAAAGAGCTGGTCGTCTATCAGCTCGCGCTTGCCCAAGAGATTGTTACCGAACTCGGGCTGGCGAAAGACTCGCTCGTGGTGGATATCGGTTCGAACGACGGCACGCTGCTCTCGGGATTCAAGCTGCTGGGCATGCGCACGGTTGGTGTGGAGCCCACGAACATCGCCAAATTGGCCAACGACGCCGGAATTGAAACGGTCCAATCGTTCTTCGACGAGGAATCCGCGCGACGCATCGTGGAGTCTCGTGGTCGCGCCAAGGTGGTCACGGCGACCAACGTCTTTGCGCATATGGCAACGCTCGGTCAGTTCATCAGGGCTCTCGAAATCCTGCTGGATGATGATGGCGTGTTCGTGCTTGAAAATCATTATCTCGTCGAGATCATGCGCACCGGACAGTTCGATACCATCTATCATGAGCATCTGCGGTCCTACTCGGCGAAATCGATCCTGACCCTCTTCGGCTTCTACGATTTTACGGTGATGGATGTGCGGCAGGTGGCGAGGTACGGCGGCAACATCCGTGCCTATGTCGGCAAGGGGCGCAATCGCCGGGTTAAATCTTCCGTTGGACAAATCCTGCAGCTCGAAAAGGATTTCGGTCTTGATGACCCGGCTTGCTACGCGGCCTTTCGGACCCGTGCGGACAAGGGCAAATTCGATCTCCTGCGGCTTGCTCTAAAATGCCATGACGAGGGCAAGAGCTTTGTTGGCAATTCCTGTCCGGGGCGCGCCAGCACGCTGCTGAACTATTGCGGCATAGATCGTTCGCTGATGCCCTACATTTGCGAGCAGCCAACCTCATTGAAGCTCGGCCTGCATTTGCCGGGCAAGCACATTCCGGTCGTTAACAATCAACGTCTTATTGATGAGCAGCCTGACTATGTCGTGTTGCTGGCCTGGCATTACGGCGAAGCGATCGCAGCCCAGTTGCGCGCGCGAGGGCTGCGCTCCCGTCTCGTCATGCCGCTTCCAGAGCTTCAGATTATCGACGCGTGA